The following proteins come from a genomic window of Solea solea chromosome 3, fSolSol10.1, whole genome shotgun sequence:
- the LOC131455882 gene encoding DENN domain-containing protein 2A-like, with amino-acid sequence MLPMNTWKLYNRRRYTVIMEATERMKTNQDCIYSTVNRLKKKGYPGGKSGFHIIVENKDAGQTQEVASKLPFTALENLSNHREESAVMAHRRSSFETHRNENSLPVDNKLHRSSGGKIKDKISLWEGKEPTHSSIISGSSGQSAQMTESQMRKTADELRGESRRVALKEKEILGKDTVGKLHSRPCSPVESGKQQRGTANSSQPYEKQQEEDSKRVVQNKKQDPEKENVEKLGESRPGSPMVAMQHETGTLRKSGDRRAVDHSSQEKRAVFTLFKNMEAMGDNHGKTLPELGNYFSPPCKDKQVGGKNASEVVRKGKQQQDHIYTEPGSLPINPVPKPRRTFQHPAVAPMGKSQRQSRGQRNLPPLPSISKLPASKHPAGIYRRPRSERVQDNINRKSFEFEDLAETAVPLVSHSLSQEHHYEDILDSPKENPYEDIELESQCSQQSLPPSPGADTTKASRPGFFRQNSGRSFKLLDLRRTGPQAHSVSSGGVSSPPQLSPPSTPTPTSTSPENTSWLAGDPYSRSCRRIPTVVLRINSIFEARIRKKHLRRIYHYAETSSGRVTDDNSDSESEIEERAKAHRQRLVSVKSILSQPSQPQVHYNGSNIRKSSLDKELRQRKLFEYFLVVSLQKSKTGTHYVPTVTQQFPPKLERSFMLMRETEDQLRIIPQFCFPDAKDWESVESYPSEMFSFVLTGVDGSRRFGYCRRLLPSGKGKRLPEVYCIVSHLGCFNLFSKVLDEVGRRRALSPALVQPFMRAIMEAQFPAPGRTITIKTFLPGSGTEVMELCRPSDSRLEHVDFECLFSCLSLRLLLRVFGSLLLERRVIFTADNLSTLSQCCHAVVALLYPFVWQHTYIPVLPSAMLDIVCTPTPFIVGLLSSSLPQLTELPLEEVLVVDLGNSRFLRQLDDEDSILPAKLQSALENVLERRKELANERGGDSDSVHLSTIVSEAFVRFFVELVGHYPLFITGEREDGYSSSSSSSPGLCSFQREGFRKAFPSKTMRRFVEVFMETQMFGWFIQERELHQQALKGLFEVRVQDYLDSMHENEHRRVNRFLKGLGNKMKFLSKK; translated from the exons ATGTTACCGATGAACACATGGAAACTGTACAACAGGAGGAG gtATACCGTGATCATGGAGGCCACTGAGAGAATGAAAACCAACCAAGACTGCATCTACTCCACTGTCAACAG GCTTAAGAAGAAGGGCTATCCTGGTGGAAAAAGTGGTTTCCATATTATTGTGGAAAACAAGGACGCTGGGCAAACACAAGAGGTTGCATCAAAACTTCCCTTCACCGCATTGGAGAACCTGAGCAACCACAGGGAAGAATCGGCCGTGATGGCTCACAGGAGGTCAAGCTTTGAGACTCACCGCAACGAGAACAGTCTCCCAGTGGACAACAAGCTCCACCGATCCAGTGGAGGCAAAATTAAGGACAAAATTTCTCTGTGGGAGGGAAAGGAACCCACTCATTCATCCATTATCTCAGGTTCTTCAGGCCAGAGTGCACAAATGACAGAATCTCAGATGAGAAAGACTGCGGATGAGCTtagaggagagagcaggagggtAGCCCTAAAGGAAAAGGAAATTCTGGGAAAAGACACTGTAGGAAAACTTCATTCAAGGCCTTGCTCACCGGTTGAAAGTGGAAAACAGCAAAGAGGAACAGCCAATAGCAGTCAACCCTATGAGAAGCAACAAGAGGAGGATAGTAAAAGAGtggttcaaaacaaaaaacaagatccagagaaagaaaatgtagaaaagcTTGGAGAATCCAGGCCCGGTTCACCTATGGTGGCGATGCAGCATGAAACAGGGACATTGAGGAAAAGCGGTGATAGGAGAGCAGTAGATCACAGCAGCCAGGAGAAGAGAGCCGTTTTCACTCTCTTTAAAAATATGGAAGCTATGGGAGACAATCACGGGAAAACACTGCCTGAGCTTGGAAATTACTTCAGCCCGCCGTGTAAGGACAAACAGGTAGGAGGGAAAAATGCGTCCGAGGTGGTCAGAAAAGGGAAGCAGCAACAGGATCACATATACACAGAGCCAGGGTCGCTACCCATCAACCCAGTCCCCAAACCCAGACGCACTTTCCAGCATCCAGCGGTTGCTCCCATGGGGAAGAGTCAGAGGcaaagcagaggacagaggaaccTCCCTCCTCTGCCCTCCATCTCCAAATTACCTGCCTCAAAACATCCTGCTGGTATCTACAGGAGGCCCAGGAGTGAGAGAGTCCAAGATAACATCAACAG gaagtcatttgagtttgaagaTCTTGCAGAAACAGCTGTCCCGCTCGTCTCCCATTCACTGTCTCAGGAACATCATTATGAAGACATCCTGG ATTCGCCCAAAGAGAACCCCTATGAGGATATAGAACTGGAGAGTCAATGCTCGCAGCAGTCTTTGCCCCCCTCTCCTGGTGCTGACACTACAAAG GCTTCAAGGCCAGGCTTCTTCAGGCAGAATTCAGGCAGGAGCTTTAAGCTGCTGGACCTGCGGAGAACCGGCCCGCAGGCCCACAGTGTCAGCAGTGGAGGCGTTTCATCTCCACCCCAGCTCAGCCCTCCttccacacccacacccacctccacctctcctgAAAACACATCCTGGCTGGCCGGGGATCCGTACAGCCGCAGCTGCCGCAGAATTCCAACG GTTGTTCTGAGGATCAATAGCATCTTTGAAGCGcgaatcagaaaaaaacacctacGAAGGATCTACCATTACGCGGAGACAAGCTCAGGAAGAG TAACGGATGACAACAGTGACTCTGAGAGTGAAATCGAAGAAAGAGCCAAAG CTCACCGCCAGCGTCTTGTCTCAGTGAAGTCCATACTGAGCCAGCCCAGCCAGCCGCAGGTCCACTACAACGGCAGCAACATCAGGAAGAGCTCTCTGGATAAGGAGCTCCGTCAGCGCAAGCTctttgaatatttcctggtcGTGTCACTGCAGAAGTCCAAGACCGGAACCCACTATGTGCCGACGGTCACACAGCAGTTCCCACCTAAG TTGGAGCGAAGCTTCATGCTCATGAGGGAGACGGAGGATCAACTGAGGATCATTCCTCAGTTTTGTTTCCCCGATGCTAAAGACTGGGAATCAGTGGAGAGTTACCCAAG CGAGATGTTCTCCTTTGTGCTGACCGGAGTGGACGGGAGCAGGAGATTTGGATACTGCCGCCGTTTACTG cCAAGTGGAAAAGGCAAACGTCTACCAGAAGTCTATTGTATCGTCAGCCATCTTGGCTGTTTCAACCTGTTCTCCAAG GTGCTGGATGAGGTGGGAAGACGCAGGGCTCTGTCTCCAGCCTTGGTGCAGCCGTTCATGAGAGCCATAATGGAGGCCCAGTTTCCGGCTCCGGGCAGAACCATAACCATTAAAACTTTCCTCCCTGGCTCAGGCACCGAG GTGATGGAGCTGTGTCGACCCTCTGATTCTCGCCTGGAGCATGTCGATTTTGAATGTCTCTTCTCTTGTTTGAGTCTGCGGCTGCTCCTGCGGGTGTTTGGCTCTTTGCTGCTGGAGCGAAGGGTAATCTTCACTGCCGACAATCTCAG TACACTCTCCCAGTGTTGTCATGCAGTGGTGGCACTGCTGTATCCCTTCGTATGGCAGCACACTTACATCCCTGTGCTGCCCTCGGCTATGCTCGACATCGTCTGCACTCCGACCCCGTTCATCGTGGGCCTGTTGTCCAGCTCCTTGCCCCAGCTCACTGAACTGCCCCTGGAGGAG GTGCTGGTTGTGGATCTAGGCAACAGTCGATTTCTCAGACAG TTGGATGACGAGGACTCCATCCTGCCCGCCAAGCTTCAATCAGCCCTGGAGAATGTTCTCGAGAGGAGGAAAGAGCTTGCtaatgagagaggaggagacagtg ACTCTGTACATCTCAGCACCATTGTGTCCGAGGCCTTTGTCCGTTTCTTTGTGGAACTGGTGGGCCACTACCCGCTCTTCATCACCGGGGAGCGAGAAGACggctactcctcctcctcgtcctcgtcgcCAGGCCTCTGCTCCTTCCAGCGGGAGGGCTTCCGCAAAGCGTTCCCCTCCAAGACGATGCGCCGCTTCGTGGAGGTTTTCATGGAGACCCAGATGTTTGGCTGGTTCATTC
- the slc37a3 gene encoding sugar phosphate exchanger 3 produces MPSPCCGYLSQYTNHHLVVFLLTFFSYVFLHASRKTFSNVKVSISAQWTSSVQNDSARAFSPSETWEDNRLFADENQATLFLGALDSIFLFSYAVGLYLSGVIGDRVNLRYVLCFGLCGSAVVEFLFGCLTEWLHIYNIYLYCFLWILNGLLQSAVWPCVVAVMGNWFGKTGRGFVFGLWSACASVGNILGAFLASSVLSYGYEYAFLVTSVVQFAGGVVVFFGLLTSPKEVGLSLVSETGLSPVETDRDSHRPLISDEEDEVEVQEPDDPPVSPQAIGFLQAFCLPGVLPYSLAYACLKLVNYSFFFWLPFYLSNNYNWKEVEADRLSVWYDVGGILGGTVQGLISDFMGKRAPVLAASLAMAMAALVGYSRSPNDKVINAVLLAVTGFFIGGPSNIICSAISADLGRQAALRGSQEALATVTGIVDGTGSFGAAGGQYLVSLIESKLGWMYVFYFFIVMTGGSIVFISPLLFRELQVMWRDRRARRHQL; encoded by the exons ATGCCTTCCCCGTGCTGTGGCTACCTGTCACAGTACACCAATCATCATCTGgttgtcttcctcctcacctTCTTTAG CTACGTGTTCCTGCACGCGTCACGGAAGACGTTCAGCAATGTGAAAGTGAGCATCTCAGCCCAGTGGACGTCATCCGTCCAGAATGACAGCGCACGTGCTTTCTCTCCCAGTGAG ACATGGGAAGACAATCGTCTGTTTGCAGATGAGAATCAGGCAACTCTGTTCCTGGGAGCCCTGGACTCCATCTTTCTCTTTTCGTATGCCGTG GGCCTGTATTTGAGTGGTGTGATTGGGGACAGAGTAAACCTGCGCTATGTCCTCTGCTTTGGCCTGTGTGGCTCTGCTGTAGTG GAGTTTCTGTTTGGCTGTCTGACCGAATGGCTCCACATCTACAACATCTATCTGTACTGTTTCCTGTGGATCCTGAACGGGCTGCTGCAGTCGGCCGTGTGGCCGTGCGTGGTGGCCGTTATGGGCAACTGGTTTGGCAAAACAGg GCGAGGCTTTGTGTTCGGCCTGTGGAGCGCCTGTGCCTCTGTCGGCAACATCCTGGGAGCCTTCCTCGCTTCCAGTGTGCTCTCGTATGGATACGAG TACGCCTTCCTGGTGACCTCGGTGGTGCAGTTTGCCGGCGGGGTGGTGGTGTTCTTCGGACTCCTCACCTCCCCAAAAGAAGTCG gTTTGAGTTTGGTGTCAGAAACTGGGCTCAGCCCCGTGGAGACGGACAGAGACAGCCACAGGCCTCTGATAAGTGACGAAGAGGATGAGGTGGAGGTTCAGGAACCAGATGATCCTCCAGTTTCTCCTCAGGCTATTGGCTTCCTCCAGGCCTTCTGTTTGCCCGGAGTGCTTCCT TATTCCTTGGCATACGCATGTCTGAAGCTCGTCAActactccttcttcttctggctTCCTTTCTACCtgagcaacaactacaactggaaGGAGGTCGAGGCCGACCGGTTGTCTGTGTGGTACGACGTCGGAGGAATCCTCG GTGGAACGGTTCAGGGTCTGATCTCTGACTTCATGGGGAAGAGAGCTCCAGTGTTGGCCGCCAGTCTGGCCATGGCGATGGCCGCTCTGGTGGGATACAGCC GATCACCCAACGACAAGGTCATAAATGCCGTGCTGTTGGCCGTCACTGGTTTCTTCATCGGCGGCCCATCCAATATCATCTGCTCCGCCATATCTGCTGACCTGGGCCGACAGGCGGCTCTGAGGGGCAGTCAGGAGGCTCTGGCTACTGTGACCGGTATAGTGGACGGAACTGGAAGTTTCGGAGCTGCAGGCGGACAG TACCTGGTGTCCCTGATTGAAAGCAAACTGGGCTGGATGTACGTCTTCTACTTCTTCATCGTCATG ACAGGGGGCAGCATTGTGTTCATCAGTCCGTTGCTATTCCGAGAACTGCAGGTGATGTGGCGAGACAGACGAGCGCGGCGACACCAGCTGTGA